One segment of Macrotis lagotis isolate mMagLag1 chromosome 1, bilby.v1.9.chrom.fasta, whole genome shotgun sequence DNA contains the following:
- the LOC141509785 gene encoding olfactory receptor 2AJ1-like, producing the protein MHLGKEKNQTFGKDFILLGLLDPNHYGLLFLTLILIMFVVAIMGNTFLILLIRIEIRLHTPMYFLLSQLSLMDILHISNIIPKMASDFISGRKTITFAGCGIQIFLYMSFSGAECLILTAMCYDRYVAICHPLRYPILMSHHISVILAAGCWLGGTINSTIHTIYVLLLPFCGTRAIDHFFCEVPAMLKLSCVDTSRYEGGLNVSGAIFLLIPLSIILASYGQILRTVLHIKSVEAQKKAFSTCSSHLAVVIIYYGSFIFTYMRPKSYHTPGQDKVLAISYTILTPMLNPIIYSFRNKDVLYALKKVLGKTLIHKNENLFKIRLNAHA; encoded by the coding sequence ATGCAcctggggaaggaaaagaatcaGACTTTTGGAAAAGATTTCATCCTATTAGGATTATTGGATCCAAACCACTATGGATTGCTTTTCTTAACACTTATTCTCatcatgtttgtggtggcaattaTGGGAAACACATTCTTGATTCTTCTTATTCGCATTGAAATCCGCCTCCACACTCCAATGTACTTCCTTCTCAGCCAGCTCTCCTTGATGGATATCTTGCACATCTCCAACATCATTCCCAAGATGGCCAGTGATTTCATATCTGGCAGAAAAACAATCACATTTGCAGGTTGTGGGATCCAAATCTTCCTCTATATGAGTTTTTCAGGCGCCGAGTGCCTTATTCTCACAGCCATGTGCTATGATCGCTATGTAGCCATCTGCCACCCATTGCGGTACCCCATCCTCATGAGTCATCATATCAGTGTCATTCTGGCTGCTGGATGCTGGCTTGGGGGAACAATCAACTCTACAATCCATACCATTTATGTACTGCTTCTCCCTTTCTGTGGTACCAGAGCCATTGACCACTTTTTCTGTGAAGTTCCAGCCATGTTGAAACTCTCTTGTGTTGACACATCACGGTATGAAGGAGGACTCAACGTGAGTGGTGCAATCTTCCTGCTAATTCCCCTTTCCATCATCCTTGCCTCTTATGGTCAGATTCTCCGAACTGTGCTTCATATTAAATCAGTGGAGGCACAGAAAAAAGCCTTCTCCACCTGTTCCTCCCACTTAGCTGTGGTTATCATTTACTATGggtcatttatttttacatacatGAGGCCAAAGTCCTATCACACTCCTGGTCAGGACAAAGTCTTAGCCATTTCATATACCATTCTCACTCCCATGCTGAATCCTATTATCTACAGCTTCAGAAATAAAGATGTCTTATATGCTCTGAAGAAGGTTTTAGGAAAGACCCTTattcacaaaaatgaaaatttatttaaaattagacTGAATGCTCATGCATGA